A stretch of the Nitrososphaerales archaeon genome encodes the following:
- a CDS encoding YncE family protein encodes MSLSLLIFCSFILYSVMVTPNIAFGSAIEPETIRVGSAPYDVAVNTTTNKIYVTSSNADYVSVIDGRTNEIVSNMKVGSNPAGIAVDTYRDTIYVASLESGISVIDGETNEIVGEVRVGYEPVHVVVNADSSMIYASNPGCNCIHVIEPLTNRILTNVTSDGSPWGLAVRPDNRNPY; translated from the coding sequence GTTTATCTCTTTTGATATTCTGCTCCTTTATTCTCTATTCGGTCATGGTAACTCCAAATATCGCGTTTGGGAGTGCCATTGAGCCAGAAACAATTAGAGTGGGTAGTGCACCATACGATGTGGCGGTTAATACAACAACAAACAAGATCTATGTTACTAGTTCAAACGCTGATTATGTTTCTGTGATAGATGGTAGAACAAATGAGATAGTGTCGAACATGAAAGTGGGCTCTAATCCTGCTGGTATAGCTGTAGATACTTATCGTGACACGATTTATGTTGCCAGTTTGGAATCAGGGATTTCAGTTATAGATGGGGAGACAAATGAGATAGTTGGGGAAGTCAGGGTTGGGTATGAGCCAGTTCATGTTGTAGTTAATGCAGATAGTAGCATGATCTACGCCAGTAATCCTGGGTGTAATTGTATACATGTAATAGAGCCTCTTACAAATAGAATACTAACAAACGTCACTTCAGATGGTTCTCCTTGGGGCTTGGCAGTCCGTCCTGATAATAGGAACCCTTATTGA